One window of Papaver somniferum cultivar HN1 chromosome 9, ASM357369v1, whole genome shotgun sequence genomic DNA carries:
- the LOC113314174 gene encoding protein NUCLEAR FUSION DEFECTIVE 4-like yields the protein MAFSGGVGRFGKADVVPFTVQVLRGRWFMLFSAFLIMGSAGAAYVFGIYSKEIKKVLGYDQKTLNLLGFFKDLGTTIGVLSGLLAEVAPPWFTLLVGAGLNFTGYFMLWLSVAGKVSKPHVWQMCLYICMGANSQNFANTSVLVTCVKNFPENRGSMMGLLKGFTGLSGAVMTQIYLSIYGDDPKSLILLIAWLPAAISIVFVGFIRLMKVVRVQGINEMKVFFNYLYISIALAIFIMIMTITQKQHPFSHGAYVSTGTIVCFLLFLPIAITVQQEFIIWNQKQEDLKSPPTAVKIESSSEAVVPKSSPEILEAEKPKKPEVSCFSNIFSPPARGEDYTILQALFSIDMLMLFFATFCGMGTTLTAMDNLGQIGESLGYHTRAISTFVSLVSIWNYFGRVGSGFFSEFLLTKWKVPRPLVMASVLLLSCFGFLIVAFPFPGSIYLASVITGFCYGAELLLLYTIISELFGLKYYATLFNVGMLASPLGSYVFNVKVAGVLYDNEALKQLEIKGHRREIGDDLTCIGTQCFRVAFLILTAVAFSGALTTLYLVIRTRKYYQGDIYKKYREEAITTNTNETDIVSFKDSNTKK from the coding sequence ATGGCTTTTTCCGGTGGTGTTGGCCGCTTTGGCAAAGCCGATGTTGTTCCATTCACTGTGCAAGTACTTCGTGGAAGATGGTTTATGTTGTTCAGTGCTTTTCTCATTATGGGAAGTGCTGGTGCAGCTTATGTCTTTGGTATTTActcaaaagaaatcaaaaaagttCTTGGTTACGATCAAAAGACCCTTAATTTGCTTGGTTTCTTCAAGGACCTTGGAACTACTATTGGAGTTCTCTCTGGTTTGCTTGCTGAGGTAGCTCCACCATGGTTTACGCTTCTAGTTGGTGCTGGCCTGAATTTTACCGGTTACTTCATGTTATGGCTCTCTGTTGCTGGTAAGGTGTCCAAACCTCATGTATGGCAGATGTGTTTGTATATTTGTATGGGTGCCAATTCTCAAAATTTCGCAAACACTAGTGTGCTTGTAACTTGTGTCAAGAACTTCCCTGAGAACAGAGGAAGCATGATGGGACTGCTAAAGGGATTCACTGGCTTGAGTGGAGCTGTCATGACTCAAATCTACCTTTCCATTTACGGTGATGATCCTAAATCTCTTATCCTCCTTATAGCTTGGCTCCCTGCTGCTATATCTATCGTCTTTGTTGGCTTTATACGGTTGATGAAAGTTGTTCGAGTTCAAGGTATAAACGAAATGAAAGTGTTCTTCAACTATCTCTACATCTCCATCGCGTTAGCTATATTCATAATGATTATGACCATAACTCAGAAACAGCATCCATTCTCTCATGGTGCATATGTTTCGACCGGAACAATCGTTTGTTTCTTGCTTTTTCTTCCTATTGCTATAACAGTTCAACAAGAGTTTATTATTTGGAACCAAAAGCAGGAAGACCTCAAATCCCCACCTACAGCAGTAAAAATTGAGAGTTCATCAGAAGCTGTAGTTCCGAAGAGTTCCCCGGAAATTTTAGAAGCAGAGAAACCCAAAAAACCAGAAGTCTCGTGCTTTTCGAATATTTTCAGCCCTCCTGCAAGAGGTGAGGATTATACCATATTGCAGGCGTTATTTAGCATTGACATGTTAATGCTTTTCTTTGCGACTTTTTGTGGAATGGGCACCACTCTTACTGCGATGGATAACTTGGGCCAAATTGGTGAGTCTCTGGGTTACCATACTCGTGCCATAAGTACTTTCGTATCTCTTGTTAGCATTTGGAATTACTTTGGGCGAGTTGGTTCTGGTTTTTTCTCGGAATTCCTTCTCACGAAATGGAAAGTTCCCAGACCACTTGTAATGGCTTCCGTGCTTCTCTTATCCTGCTTTGGTTTCTTAATTGTTGCATTCCCGTTTCCTGGTTCAATCTACCTTGCTTCGGTTATCACTGGCTTTTGTTACGGAGCTGAATTGCTTCTGCTTTACACCATCATTTCGGAACTATTTGGTCTTAAATACTACGCAACTTTGTTCAATGTTGGCATGTTGGCGAGTCCCCTTGGATCATACGTTTTCAACGTAAAGGTTGCAGGGGTATTATACGACAACGAAGCGTTGAAGCAATTGGAGATTAAAGGTCATAGAAGAGAAATAGGGGATGATTTGACTTGTATTGGAACACAGTGTTTCAGAGTAGCTTTTCTTATATTAACAGCTGTGGCATTCTCCGGTGCCCttacgacactttatttggtcaTCAGAACACGTAAATACTACCAAGGCGACATATATAAGAAGTACAGAGAAGAAGCCATTACTACTAACACAAATGAAACTGATATCGTTTCGTTCAAAGATAGCAACACCAAAAAATAA